From one Neofelis nebulosa isolate mNeoNeb1 chromosome 4, mNeoNeb1.pri, whole genome shotgun sequence genomic stretch:
- the DCAF15 gene encoding DDB1- and CUL4-associated factor 15 has protein sequence MAPSSKSERNSGAGSGGGGTGGAGGKRAAGRRREHVLKQLERVKISGQLSPRLFRKLPPRVCVSLKNIVDEDFLYAGHIFLGFSKCGRYVLSYTSSSGDDDFSFYIYHLYWWEFNVHSKLKLVRQVRLFQDEEIYSDLYLTVCEWPSDASKVIVFGFNTRSANGMLMNMMMMSDENHRDIYISTVAVPSPGRCAACREASRAHPGDPSAQCLRHGFMLHTKYQVVYPFPTFQPAFQLKKDQVVLLNTSYSLVACAVSVHSAGENNFCQILYDHTTSPPAPPSPPGPQSPEVPPTLPSPCPETAPTRVPGAPEPSPAIAKAKEFVADIFRRAREAKGGTSEEARPPPCPGPSGSRCRPPSEPLAPCGEVVPRDSPPAAEAPAPEPGYVNYTKLYYVLGSSEGTEAEDEFEDDKISLPFVVTDLRGRNLRPMRERAAVQGQYLTVEQLTLDFEYVINEVIRHDATWAHQFCSFSDYDIVILEVCPETNQVLINIGLLLLAFPSPTEEGQLRPKTYHTSLKVAWDLNTGIFVTVSVGDLTEVKGQTSGSVWSSYRKSCVDMVMKWLVPESSGRYVNRMTNEALHKGCSLKVLADSERYTWIVL, from the exons ATGGCGCCCAGCTCGAAATCGGAGCGGAACAGCGGGGccgggagcggcggcggcggcaccgGGGGCGCCGGGGGGAAGCGGGCAgcggggcggcggcgggagcACGTCCTCAAGCAGCTGGAGCGGGTCAAG ATCAGTGGGCAGCTCTCCCCTCGCCTCTTCCGGAAGCTGCCGCCCAGGGTCTGCGTCTCCCTCAAGAACATTGTGGATGAGGACTTTCTCTACGCAGG acacATCTTCCTGGGCTTTTCCAAGTGCGGCCGTTACGTTCTTTCCTACACCAGCAGCAGCGGGGATGACGACTTCTCCTTCTACATCTATCATTTGTACTGGTGGGAGTTCAACGTCCACAGCAAGCTCAAGCTG GTCCGGCAGGTGCGGCTCTTCCAGGATGAGGAGATCTACAGCGACCTGTACCTGACCGTGTGCGAGTGGCCCAGCGATGCCTCCAAGGTCATCGTCTTCGGCTTCAA CACCCGCTCGGCCAATGGGATGCTCATGAACATGATGATGATGAGTGACGAGAACCACCGAGACATCTACATCAGCACCGTGGCGGTACCGTCGCCAGGCCGCTGCGCCGCCTGCCGGGAAGCCAGCCGGGCCCACCCGG GCGACCCCAGCGCGCAGTGCCTGCGGCACGGCTTCATGCTGCACACCAAGTACCAGGTGGTCTATCCCTTCCCCACCTTCCAGCCTGCCTTCCAGCTCAAGAAGGACCAGGTGGTGCTGCTCAACACCAGCTACTCTCTGGTGGCCTGTGCGGTCTCGGTCCACTCGGCAG GCGAGAACAACTTCTGCCAAATCCTGTATGACCACACCACCTCCCCTccggcccctcccagcccccctggGCCTCAGAGCCCTgaggtgccccccaccctccccagtccCTGTCCCGAAACAGCCCCCACCCGGGTCCCTGGGGCCCCTGAGCCCTCGCCCGCCATCGCCAAAGCCAAGGAGTTTGTGGCCGACATCTTCCGCAGGGCCAGAGAGGCCAAGGGTGGGACCTCGGAGGAAGCCCGGCCGCCCCCCTGCCCGGGGCCCTCGGGCAGTCGCTGCCGCCCGCCCTCAGAGCCCCTGGCCCCATGTGGGGAGGTGGTACCCCGAGACAGCCCCCCTGCGGCGGAGGCACCAGCCCCTGAGCCCGGCTACGTCAACTACACCAAGCTGTATTACGTGCTGGGGTCCAGCGAAGGGACCGAAGCGGAGGATG AGTTCGAGGATGACAAGATCTCCTTGCCCTTTGTGGTGACTGATCTCCGTGGCCGCAATCTGCGGCCCATGAGGGAGCGGGCTGCCGTCCAG GGTCAGTACCTGACGGTGGAGCAGCTCACGCTGGACTTCGAATACGTCATCAATGAGGTCATCCGCCATGATGCCACCTGGGCCCACCAGTTTTGTTCCTTCAGTGACTATGACATTGTCATCCTCGAG gtcTGCCCGGAAACCAATCAAGTCCTCATCAACATCGGCCTGCTGCTCCTGGCGTTCCCGTCCCCCACTGAGGAGGGCCAGCTCCG ACCAAAGACCTATCACACCAGCCTCAAAGTGGCATGGGACCTCAACACAGGCATCTTCGTGACAGTCAGTGTAGGCGACCTGACCGAGGTCAAGGGGCAGACCAG CGGCAGTGTCTGGAGCTCATACCGCAAGAGCTGCGTGGACATGGTCATGAAGTGGCTGGTGCCTGAGAGCAGCGGCCGCTACGTCAATAGGATGACCAACGAGGCGCTGCACAAAG